One Streptomonospora salina genomic window, CGAAGGACGTGACAAGCCGGAGTGGAAGAAGGAGGCCAACCGCACCCACGCCCGCCTTCGCAGCCCGGGCGAGCGGGCCATGGCCCAGCTCAAGAACTGGCGGATCCTGCGCCGCCTGCGGTGCTGTCCGCACCGCGCCACCGACATCGCCCGCGCTGTGCTGGTCCTTCAACTACACGAAGCACGATGAAAAGGGCTCCTTGACTCGACAGGACCGGAAAGGCGCCCGCATCAATGATGCGTTCCTCAACATCGTCTCGGGCGTTGAAGATCTTGCCGATGCCGACAACGACACAGCGTTCGAATTCATCCGGAAGCGGTTCACGGGAACGGACGGCGGGTCACCGGTCCCACTCTCCCACCACAACACCTACCTGGACCAACCCCCGGCCGGTCCCGAAGAAGCAGTCTTCGGGATATACATGACACGCTCCCCGGAACTTGGTCTACGATACTCTGTGCGGGCTTCCTCCTTTCCGGGTCCGCGCCACACCACCGAGACATGAGGGAAAAATGCCAGGACACACTTCTGAAGTACGCAGCACCGACTTGTCCGCACACACACACGAGGACATGCGCAGTCTTATCCGGGGCCTGGATGTCCTTAAAGGGCCGTTTCCCGAATTCGATCCCGAGACGACGCCCGATCACCCAGGCGACCTGTTCGCCACTTGGTTCATGCACGCGGTAGACGCGAAGGTCGCCGAACCGCACGCGATGACCCTCTCGACTGTTACCCCCGAAGGTCGGCCCGAGGCACGAGTCCTGATTCTGAAATCCGTCGACGCGGTCGGATGGCGGTTCGCCGTCAGCAAAGCCAGCAGCAAAGGCCGGGAACTGGCCCAGAACGCGCATGTTGCACTCACCTTCCACTGGCGCGAGATCGGACGCCAGGTGCGGGTGTCTGGTGTCGCCCACGAAGAGAGCTCAAAGGACGGTTCCGCGGACTTCCGGGCGCGTTCCTCCGGATCGCGCGAGATGGCCCTCTTGCTCCGCCAGAGTCAGGTCCTCGAGGAACCGCGGCAGATCGACCGGGAACTGGAATCGGTCCGCCGCAGGCTCGCCGAGGAGCCCGACCTCGTTCCGCCCGAATGGACGTCCTACGTCGTCAAGGCGGACAAGGTCGAGTTCTGGCAGGCAGACAGCGAACGCCGCCACACCAGGGTGCTCTACAGGCGCGCCGGCGAGGCAGGCACGTGGTCGCAATGCCGACTGTGGCCGTGAGAGAGGCGCCGTGGAAAGGTTTTCACCTGGGAGGGCGGAGATGGGAGCGCGTTATCGCGAAGGCCAGGTCGTCACCCATTGGGAGATGGTGGACAGTGAGCTTTTGCCAACCTGGTGTTCGGGCTGCTCGGAGGGTGTACGGCGCGGCGTGGCCACGAACGAGTGAAGCTCCTGGTAGACGGGCGATTGCCTAGATCAAACCGTCCAACCAGGAGCTTCACGTGCTGTCCTACCCCTCCGGGATGAATGTGTCCAGCCGCGCGCTCGGCGTGCTCGCCGACGCGCTGCGGGCCCACCGCAAACAGGTCGGAACCCGGTGGCGCCGGCTCTCGGCCGGCCGCCAGGCCCTTCTCGCCATCGCCTACCTGCGCAAAGGCGAGACCTACGCCGATCTGGCCTGCGGATTCATGATCGGCACCTCCACCGTCTACCGCTACCTGCGCGAGGCGATCGGGCTGCTCGCCACGATGGCGCCGACCCTCGCTCAGGCGGTCGAGATCGCTGCGGGCAAGGCCTTCGTGATCCTCGACGGGACGCTGCTGCGCATCGACCGCGTCGCCATGTCCCGCGGGGACGACCGCGCGTTCTACAGCGGCAAGCACAAATGCCACGGAGTGAACGTGCAGGTCGTGGCCGATCCTGCCGGTCGTCCGGTGTGGATCTCACCGGCGCTGCCCGGGGCCCGCCACGATATGGGCGCCGCCCGCGAGCACGGCATCATCGACGCCTTCACCACGGCCGGGGTGCGCGCGATCGCCGACACCGCCTACCAGGGCGGCGGCCCGGCGATCCGGGTCCCGCAGCG contains:
- a CDS encoding pyridoxine/pyridoxamine 5'-phosphate oxidase is translated as MRSLIRGLDVLKGPFPEFDPETTPDHPGDLFATWFMHAVDAKVAEPHAMTLSTVTPEGRPEARVLILKSVDAVGWRFAVSKASSKGRELAQNAHVALTFHWREIGRQVRVSGVAHEESSKDGSADFRARSSGSREMALLLRQSQVLEEPRQIDRELESVRRRLAEEPDLVPPEWTSYVVKADKVEFWQADSERRHTRVLYRRAGEAGTWSQCRLWP
- a CDS encoding transposase family protein, with amino-acid sequence MLSYPSGMNVSSRALGVLADALRAHRKQVGTRWRRLSAGRQALLAIAYLRKGETYADLACGFMIGTSTVYRYLREAIGLLATMAPTLAQAVEIAAGKAFVILDGTLLRIDRVAMSRGDDRAFYSGKHKCHGVNVQVVADPAGRPVWISPALPGARHDMGAAREHGIIDAFTTAGVRAIADTAYQGGGPAIRVPQRRRRIDPDTGRYRRLSRAQKEVNTAHARQRGPGERVNAELKNRRVLRKVRSCPSRASDLVAAVQTLMIATR